One window of the Macaca thibetana thibetana isolate TM-01 chromosome 1, ASM2454274v1, whole genome shotgun sequence genome contains the following:
- the GFI1 gene encoding zinc finger protein Gfi-1, protein MPRSFLVKSKKAHSYHQPRSPGSDYSLRLENVPAPSRADSTSNAGGAKAESRDRLSPESQLTEAPDRASASPDSCEGSVCERSSEFEDFWRPPSPSASPASEKSMCPSLDEAQPFPLPFKPYSWSGLAGSDLRHLVQSYRPCGALERGAGLGLFCEPAPEPGHPAALYGPKRAAGGAGAGAPGSCSAGAGATAGPGLGLYGDFGSAAAGLYERPTAAAGLLYPERGHGLHADKGAGVKVESELLCTRLLLGGGSYKCIKCSKVFSTPHGLEVHVRRSHSGTRPFACEMCGKTFGHAVSLEQHKAVHSQERSFDCKICGKSFKRSSTLSTHLLIHSDTRPYPCQYCGKRFHQKSDMKKHTFIHTGEKPHKCQVCGKAFSQSSNLITHSRKHTGFKPFGCDLCGKGFQRKVDLRRHRETQHGLK, encoded by the exons ATGCCGCGCTCATTTCTCGTCAAAAGCAAGAAGGCTCACAGCTACCACCAGCCGCGCTCCCCGGGATCAGACTATTCCCTCCGTTTAGAGAATGTACCGGCGCCCAGCCGAGCAG ACAGCACTTCAAATGCAGGCGGGGCGAAGGCGGAGTCCCGGGACCGTTTGTCCCCCGAATCGCAGCTGACCGAAGCCCCAGACAGAGCCTCCGCATCCCCAGACAGCTGCGAGGGCAGCGTCTGCGAACGGAGCTCGGAGTTTGAGGACTTCTGGAGGCCTCCGTCACCCTCCGCGTCTCCAG CCTCGGAGAAGTCGATGTGCCCATCGCTGGACGAAGCCCAGCCCTTCCCCCTGCCTTTCAAACCGTACTCATGGAGCGGCCTGGCGGGTTCTGACCTGCGGCACCTGGTGCAGAGCTACCGACCGTGTGGGGCCCTGGAGCGCGGTGCTGGCCTGGGCCTCTTCTGTGAACCCGCCCCGGAGCCGGGCCACCCGGCCGCGCTGTACGGCCCAAAGCGGGCTGCCGGCGGCGCGGGGGCCGGGGCGCCAGGGAGCTGCAGCGCAGGGGCCGGTGCCACCGCTGGCCCTGGCCTAGGGCTCTACGGCGACTTCGGGTCCGCGGCAGCCGGGCTGTATGAGAGGCCCACGGCAGCGGCGGGTTTGCTGTACCCCGAGCGTGGTCACGGGCTCCACGCAGACAAGGGCGCTGGCGTCAAGGTGGAGTCGGAGCTGCTGTGCACCCGCCTGCTGCTGGGCGGCGGCTCCTACAAGTGCATCAAGTGCAGCAAG GTGTTCTCCACGCCGCACGGGCTCGAGGTGCATGTGCGCAGGTCCCACAGCGGTACGAGACCCTTTGCCTGCGAGATGTGCGGCAAGACCTTCGGGCACGCGGTGAGCCTGGAGCAGCACAAAGCCGTGCACTCGCAG gaaCGGAGCTTTGACTGTAAGATCTGTGGGAAGAGCTTCAAGAGGTCATCCACACTGTCCACACACCTGCTCATCCACTCAGACACTCGGCCCTACCCCTGTCAGTACTGTGGCAAGAGGTTCCACCAGAAGTCAGACATGAAGAAACACACCTTCATCCACACTG GTGAGAAGCCTCACAAGTGCCAGGTGTGCGGCAAGGCATTCAGCCAGAGCTCCAACCTCATCACCCACAGCCGCAAACACACAGGCTTCAAGCCCTTTGGCTGTGACCTTTGTGGGAAGGGTTTCCAGAGGAAGGTGGACCTCCGAAGGCACCGGGAGACGCAGCACGGGCTCAAATGA